The following proteins are co-located in the Pseudoalteromonas sp. N1230-9 genome:
- a CDS encoding acyl-CoA thioesterase, which yields MTQQIDRDAIIAQRIIDSTTSVTKTVFPGRTNHHNTLFGGDALAWMDEVAFIAATRFCRKPLVTISSDRVDFKEAIPAGTFAELISKVVHVGNTSLKVDVEIFLERMHKDDKHLAISGSFTFVAVDDNHRPTPVVCDKMINGFE from the coding sequence ATGACACAACAAATCGATCGTGACGCTATTATTGCACAGCGTATTATTGACTCAACAACGTCAGTAACAAAAACTGTTTTCCCTGGCCGTACAAATCACCATAACACATTATTTGGTGGAGATGCGCTAGCTTGGATGGATGAAGTCGCCTTTATTGCAGCAACCCGTTTTTGTCGTAAGCCACTTGTAACGATTTCGTCTGACCGTGTTGATTTTAAAGAGGCTATTCCGGCAGGTACATTCGCCGAGCTAATTTCAAAAGTTGTTCACGTTGGCAATACCAGCCTTAAAGTAGACGTAGAAATCTTTTTAGAAAGAATGCATAAAGATGATAAGCATTTAGCTATTTCAGGTAGCTTCACGTTTGTAGCTGTTGATGATAACCACAGACCAACACCGGTAGTTTGCGATAAGATGATCAATGGTTTCGAATAA
- the acuR gene encoding acrylate utilization transcriptional regulator AcuR → MQTNNTTPSRRGRPPKIARSNADTRALLINTGLAVLTEKGFSATGIDLILKSAQVPKGSFYHYFKSKNDFGLALIDAYDSYFQAKLKRHLTDEKINPLERVVLFANDAKHGMAKFEFNRGCLIGNLNQELSYLDEPMIERIKQAYTSWQVLIEQCLVDAKQQKQIPQSSDCKMLAEFFWIGWEGAVMRSKLDKSSEPLTLYTAQFLRLIL, encoded by the coding sequence ATGCAAACAAATAACACAACGCCAAGCCGTCGTGGCAGGCCACCAAAAATAGCACGTTCAAATGCAGATACTCGCGCCCTATTAATTAATACGGGTTTAGCTGTATTAACCGAAAAAGGCTTTAGTGCAACCGGCATTGATTTAATCTTAAAATCAGCGCAGGTACCTAAGGGCTCTTTTTATCATTACTTCAAAAGTAAAAATGATTTTGGCTTAGCACTTATTGATGCTTACGACAGCTATTTTCAAGCAAAGTTAAAACGCCATCTAACTGATGAAAAAATAAACCCGCTTGAAAGAGTTGTACTGTTTGCTAACGACGCCAAACACGGCATGGCAAAGTTTGAGTTTAATCGTGGCTGCTTAATTGGCAATTTAAATCAAGAACTCAGTTACCTTGATGAGCCAATGATAGAACGTATTAAGCAAGCTTACACCAGCTGGCAAGTTTTAATTGAGCAGTGCCTAGTTGACGCAAAGCAGCAAAAGCAAATACCTCAATCATCAGATTGTAAGATGCTTGCTGAGTTTTTCTGGATCGGCTGGGAAGGCGCAGTAATGCGCTCTAAACTTGATAAATCAAGTGAACCACTTACCCTTTATACAGCACAATTTTTACGCTTAATTTTATAA
- the gloA gene encoding lactoylglutathione lyase: protein MSNYNESPEQIANATQGYLMQQTMLRIKDPKPSLDFYQNVLGMKLLGKYDFPKMEFTLYFLGYEQDIPTGTDKEKAQWVFRRPALVELTHNWGTENDDSFTGYHSGNDEPKGFGHIGISVPDVYAACERFAKYDVEFVKKPDDGSMKGLAFIKDPDGYWIEILSAEGITEIIEDHK from the coding sequence ATGTCTAACTACAACGAATCACCAGAACAAATCGCAAATGCTACGCAAGGTTACCTAATGCAGCAAACAATGCTGCGTATTAAAGATCCAAAGCCTTCATTAGATTTCTACCAAAACGTTTTAGGTATGAAGTTATTGGGTAAATATGACTTCCCTAAAATGGAGTTTACGCTGTACTTTTTAGGCTATGAGCAAGACATACCAACAGGCACCGATAAAGAAAAAGCACAGTGGGTGTTTCGCCGCCCTGCTCTTGTCGAGCTTACACATAACTGGGGCACAGAAAACGACGATAGCTTTACAGGTTACCATAGTGGAAATGATGAACCAAAAGGCTTCGGTCATATCGGTATTAGCGTGCCTGATGTGTACGCAGCATGTGAGCGCTTTGCAAAATACGATGTTGAGTTTGTAAAAAAACCAGACGATGGCTCTATGAAAGGCTTAGCCTTTATTAAAGACCCTGATGGTTATTGGATAGAGATACTCTCGGCAGAGGGTATCACTGAGATAATTGAAGATCATAAATAA
- a CDS encoding glycosyltransferase family 2 protein, with product MPCQVSIIIPNYNCLQYLDTCINSIYQQKNVLFEIIIVDDGSTDGSIDYIQQLASEKKEVRIFSQQRKGVVAARNLAITQANSEYLAFLDADDYWSADKLATQIAFHEKHPDCVLSFTDYMHFNEKNEDIIGCFDYWPEFKCNKENTDFQLLDNPISQMITTNIVGTSSVMVKRSAMVNVGGFDNKLSSATDLDCWLKIAKHGDVAYSTLCAMHYLMRANSITSNRENRLASMVEIINRNQSVVSNNELKKIKARLSECYGEFYRELGHYSKALMYSNKAFWLYPHKRNLKHVLYDLKHLLGAHS from the coding sequence ATGCCCTGCCAAGTCAGTATTATTATTCCAAACTACAACTGCTTACAGTATTTAGATACATGTATTAACAGCATTTATCAGCAAAAAAATGTTCTGTTCGAAATCATTATCGTCGATGATGGATCCACTGATGGCAGTATCGATTATATACAACAACTAGCCTCTGAAAAAAAAGAAGTACGGATTTTTAGCCAACAACGCAAAGGTGTTGTTGCAGCACGAAACCTTGCAATCACTCAAGCAAACTCAGAGTACCTCGCTTTTTTAGATGCCGATGATTATTGGTCAGCAGATAAACTTGCAACTCAGATAGCATTTCATGAAAAACACCCAGATTGCGTGTTAAGTTTTACTGACTACATGCATTTTAATGAAAAGAACGAGGACATCATCGGCTGTTTTGATTACTGGCCCGAATTTAAATGCAATAAAGAAAACACAGACTTCCAATTACTTGATAATCCAATTAGTCAAATGATCACCACCAACATTGTGGGAACTTCGTCAGTCATGGTTAAACGCTCAGCCATGGTTAATGTGGGTGGTTTTGACAACAAATTAAGTAGCGCTACCGATTTAGATTGCTGGCTAAAAATAGCTAAACATGGTGATGTTGCCTATTCAACGCTGTGCGCAATGCACTATCTAATGCGTGCTAACTCTATTACATCAAATAGAGAAAATAGACTAGCGTCAATGGTTGAAATAATTAATCGTAACCAATCAGTTGTATCGAATAATGAACTGAAGAAAATTAAAGCTCGTTTAAGCGAATGCTATGGTGAGTTCTATCGTGAACTTGGTCATTATTCAAAGGCGTTAATGTATTCAAACAAGGCTTTTTGGTTGTACCCACATAAACGCAACCTGAAACATGTTTTGTATGATTTAAAACATCTTTTAGGAGCTCATTCATGA
- the fabA gene encoding bifunctional 3-hydroxydecanoyl-ACP dehydratase/trans-2-decenoyl-ACP isomerase: protein MEPKNSYTKEELILCGQGEMFGEGNCRLPSDNMLMMDRIVSITEDGGEHGKGQIVAELDINPDLWFFDCHFKGDPVMPGCLGLDAMWQLVGFFLGWSGGPGLGRALGVGEVKFTGQILPTAKKVTYRLDMKRVIKRKLFMGMADGTVEVDGRVIYEAKDLKVGLFQDTTAF, encoded by the coding sequence ATGGAACCTAAAAACAGCTATACAAAAGAAGAACTAATCCTTTGCGGTCAAGGTGAAATGTTTGGTGAAGGCAACTGCCGCCTACCTAGCGACAACATGCTTATGATGGATCGCATCGTTTCAATTACTGAAGATGGCGGCGAGCACGGTAAAGGGCAGATCGTTGCCGAGTTAGATATTAACCCTGATCTTTGGTTCTTTGACTGCCACTTCAAAGGTGACCCTGTTATGCCTGGTTGTCTTGGCCTTGATGCAATGTGGCAATTAGTTGGTTTCTTCCTTGGTTGGTCTGGTGGTCCTGGCCTTGGCCGTGCACTCGGTGTAGGTGAAGTTAAATTCACAGGTCAAATCCTACCAACAGCTAAAAAAGTTACTTATCGTTTAGACATGAAACGTGTTATCAAACGTAAATTATTCATGGGTATGGCTGATGGTACTGTTGAAGTAGATGGCCGCGTAATCTATGAAGCGAAAGATCTTAAAGTAGGTCTTTTCCAAGATACAACTGCATTCTAG
- a CDS encoding response regulator → MKSTIVIIDDDEAILRSLKRLLGTNNHVICFSDPLLAIEYAQKSQISLVICDLLMPAISGFAVLEDIKQIQPNCSRLLITGYADLETSKDALNNKLANMITAKPWDNFELTMLVDILIENSHLKLNQCFENVSS, encoded by the coding sequence ATGAAAAGTACAATTGTAATTATTGATGATGATGAAGCCATTTTACGGTCGCTAAAACGATTATTAGGTACTAACAACCATGTGATTTGTTTCAGCGACCCTCTATTGGCAATTGAGTATGCGCAGAAGAGTCAGATTAGTTTGGTTATTTGTGATCTGTTGATGCCTGCTATTAGTGGTTTTGCTGTTTTAGAAGATATTAAACAAATACAACCTAACTGCTCTCGACTTTTAATAACCGGTTATGCAGACCTAGAAACATCTAAAGATGCCTTGAATAATAAACTTGCCAATATGATCACCGCAAAGCCATGGGATAATTTTGAGCTAACCATGCTAGTTGATATATTAATTGAAAATAGCCATCTTAAACTTAATCAATGCTTTGAAAATGTGAGTTCATAG
- the acuI gene encoding acrylyl-CoA reductase (NADPH), translating into MTTSVKSVVINKDDQGYRAHYTDFPIESIHQHDVNIDVDYSTLNYKDALAITGKGPVVRTFPMIPGIDLAGTVTESKSDEFKVGDKVLLNGFGVGEKYLGGLSSKASMSADWLIPLPANLTPKQAMQIGTAGYTAMLSIIALEKQGITPQSGEILVTGANGGVGSFAIYLLNKLGFDVVATTGRMNEADHLKKLGAKRVLSRNEFSEPGKPLAKEQFAGAIDSVGSHTLANVCASIKYGGVVTACGLAQGMDFPATVAPFILRGISLMGIDSVMRPKADRIEAWQRLSELVEAQYLDAISQEIPLSNAVANAEALLKGEIRGRVVVNCKE; encoded by the coding sequence ATGACAACATCAGTAAAATCGGTAGTTATCAACAAAGATGATCAAGGTTATCGTGCCCACTACACTGACTTTCCTATAGAGAGCATCCACCAGCACGATGTAAATATTGATGTTGACTACAGTACGTTAAATTACAAAGATGCCTTAGCGATTACTGGTAAAGGCCCTGTAGTAAGAACATTTCCTATGATCCCTGGGATTGACCTTGCAGGTACAGTGACAGAGTCTAAAAGCGATGAATTTAAAGTAGGTGATAAAGTTCTGTTAAATGGCTTTGGTGTTGGGGAAAAATACCTAGGTGGTTTGAGTTCAAAAGCGTCTATGAGTGCAGATTGGCTTATCCCCCTCCCCGCTAATTTAACACCAAAACAGGCAATGCAAATTGGTACGGCAGGTTATACCGCAATGCTGAGTATTATCGCCTTAGAAAAACAAGGTATCACACCACAAAGCGGCGAAATACTTGTCACCGGTGCTAATGGTGGTGTGGGCAGTTTTGCAATCTACTTATTAAATAAGCTTGGCTTTGATGTGGTTGCAACAACAGGTCGAATGAATGAAGCAGACCACCTTAAAAAATTAGGCGCAAAACGCGTTCTATCTCGCAATGAATTCTCAGAACCTGGTAAACCGCTCGCAAAAGAGCAATTTGCTGGCGCAATTGATTCTGTGGGCAGTCACACCCTTGCCAATGTGTGCGCATCTATTAAATACGGTGGTGTTGTAACTGCCTGTGGATTAGCACAAGGTATGGACTTTCCGGCAACGGTAGCACCGTTTATCCTTCGTGGCATTAGTCTTATGGGCATAGATAGTGTAATGCGCCCAAAAGCCGACCGAATTGAAGCATGGCAACGTTTAAGTGAGTTAGTTGAGGCTCAGTACCTCGATGCTATTTCGCAAGAAATTCCACTTTCTAATGCCGTTGCAAATGCCGAAGCCCTATTAAAAGGTGAAATTCGCGGCCGTGTAGTAGTTAATTGTAAAGAATAG
- the rmf gene encoding ribosome modulation factor: protein MKRQKRDRLERAHSQGYKAGLAGRSKDQCPYQQIDPKSEWLGGWREAIENRNMFKT, encoded by the coding sequence ATGAAGAGACAGAAAAGAGATCGTTTAGAAAGAGCTCATTCTCAAGGTTATAAAGCAGGCTTGGCAGGCCGTTCCAAAGATCAATGCCCTTATCAACAAATCGACCCTAAATCTGAATGGTTAGGCGGCTGGCGCGAAGCAATTGAAAACCGCAATATGTTTAAAACTTAA
- a CDS encoding endonuclease/exonuclease/phosphatase family protein — protein MRLILLIIYLLILLLAFNQFDYYLFDLASALRGVLIICSFLPAILILPWSKKLSFSLIVLSIGLVLFHFKPYSSAEEIQNTDIKVAQLNLQYSNPNLANIITNQFIEKQNDIVVLFEFNDTQRHMLDELNTKYHLFGYAEVEGAPFGIIVISKLPIVQRQIKRFDNPKLGYVKLSFLHNNVMLNSVFLHPPSPRTQSLWSQRNLVLSEVAKEISKLKGSWLVAGDFNTVPWSRFFINNKSSCFNHTGFYTTWSLKNQLSDLKVLGLPIDHCLVSEDVSLSNVGVSSVNGSDHKLLHYELTFSKH, from the coding sequence ATGCGTTTAATATTATTGATCATTTATCTATTAATTCTATTGCTGGCTTTTAATCAGTTCGATTATTACTTGTTTGATTTAGCATCTGCTTTGCGAGGCGTGTTGATTATATGCAGTTTTTTACCAGCAATACTAATATTGCCATGGAGCAAAAAGCTTTCTTTTAGTTTAATTGTTTTAAGTATTGGCTTAGTGCTATTTCATTTTAAGCCTTACTCGTCAGCTGAAGAGATTCAAAACACAGATATCAAAGTCGCTCAGTTAAACTTGCAATATAGTAATCCCAACTTAGCAAATATCATCACTAACCAATTTATAGAAAAACAAAATGATATTGTCGTGTTATTTGAGTTTAATGACACACAGCGTCATATGCTTGATGAGCTCAACACGAAATATCATTTATTTGGTTATGCTGAAGTTGAAGGGGCACCATTTGGCATTATAGTGATTTCAAAACTACCAATCGTACAAAGACAAATTAAACGCTTTGATAACCCTAAACTTGGCTACGTAAAGCTTAGTTTTTTACACAATAACGTTATGTTAAATAGTGTTTTTTTACATCCTCCATCACCTAGGACTCAAAGTTTATGGAGTCAGAGAAACTTAGTTTTAAGTGAAGTTGCTAAAGAAATTTCAAAGTTAAAGGGGAGTTGGCTCGTTGCTGGTGATTTTAATACAGTACCTTGGTCACGGTTCTTTATAAATAATAAAAGCAGTTGTTTTAATCACACAGGTTTTTATACAACGTGGTCTTTGAAAAATCAGCTAAGTGATTTAAAAGTTTTGGGTTTACCAATAGATCATTGCTTAGTGAGTGAAGATGTTTCTTTATCTAATGTTGGTGTTAGCTCTGTCAACGGCAGCGACCACAAACTGCTGCACTATGAACTCACATTTTCAAAGCATTGA
- a CDS encoding 6-carboxytetrahydropterin synthase yields the protein MILFVNSLTVIDFSYLCNKRGAVGESWIVDLTLHGQLNDESMVLDFGLVKKQIKGIIDDCIDHKLAVPAKLNGSLTQHAEHSVLDCHFGDNYHLAMSAPNQAFCSIDADIIDENSVTEFLIKTIMPQLPNNIEKIEISLKPEHSQSFYYHYSHGLKKHDGNCQRIIHGHRSQIGISLDGMAMPRLQKEWADKWQDIYLATAEDEINKAELKHISAESNDVCFAYTSQQGYFEMVIDKSRCDILPCDTTVECIADYLSSQVKNQYPESEVKITAYEGVGKGSISYA from the coding sequence ATGATCCTTTTTGTAAACTCACTGACAGTGATTGATTTTTCTTACTTGTGTAATAAACGCGGCGCAGTTGGCGAGAGCTGGATTGTGGATTTAACTCTACATGGTCAGTTGAATGATGAGTCGATGGTGCTGGATTTTGGTTTAGTTAAAAAGCAAATTAAAGGCATTATTGATGACTGTATTGACCATAAACTTGCTGTGCCAGCAAAATTAAATGGTTCACTAACGCAGCATGCAGAACATAGCGTGCTAGATTGTCACTTCGGTGATAATTATCACTTAGCAATGAGTGCACCAAATCAAGCCTTTTGTTCTATAGATGCTGATATCATTGATGAAAACTCAGTGACTGAGTTTTTAATTAAAACGATAATGCCCCAGCTTCCTAATAATATCGAAAAAATCGAAATTAGCTTAAAGCCAGAACATAGCCAAAGCTTTTACTATCATTACAGCCACGGCCTTAAAAAGCACGATGGTAATTGCCAGCGTATTATTCATGGTCATCGCTCTCAAATTGGAATTAGCCTTGATGGTATGGCTATGCCTCGCTTACAAAAAGAGTGGGCAGATAAATGGCAAGATATTTACTTAGCGACAGCTGAGGATGAAATAAACAAAGCTGAACTTAAACATATAAGCGCTGAGAGTAACGATGTGTGTTTTGCTTATACATCACAGCAAGGTTATTTTGAAATGGTGATAGATAAATCACGCTGCGACATTTTACCTTGCGATACGACGGTTGAATGTATTGCTGATTATTTAAGTTCACAAGTTAAAAACCAATACCCTGAATCAGAAGTAAAAATTACCGCATATGAAGGGGTTGGCAAAGGGTCTATTAGTTATGCATAA
- a CDS encoding VF530 family protein: MSNKEIFSNNPLQGVGIEQVVTELVEQYGWELLHAYMRLNCFKNNPDVKSAVKFLRKTQWAQEKVENFYLYRLKNLPRPDDVNYELPPRDRVIPADQKPGEPCELSFTDAKRIHAKKEAKQLARARKQRSSASNPWGN; this comes from the coding sequence ATGAGTAATAAAGAAATTTTCAGCAATAACCCACTGCAAGGTGTTGGTATCGAGCAAGTCGTCACAGAGCTTGTCGAACAATATGGCTGGGAATTACTCCACGCCTATATGCGTTTGAACTGCTTTAAGAATAACCCAGATGTAAAATCTGCGGTTAAGTTTTTACGTAAAACCCAATGGGCACAAGAAAAAGTCGAGAACTTTTATTTGTATCGTCTTAAAAACTTACCGCGCCCTGACGATGTAAACTACGAATTACCGCCGCGCGATCGTGTGATCCCAGCTGATCAAAAACCAGGTGAACCGTGTGAGTTAAGTTTTACTGACGCCAAACGCATCCACGCTAAAAAAGAAGCAAAACAACTTGCTCGAGCTCGTAAACAACGTTCAAGTGCGAGTAATCCTTGGGGTAATTGA
- a CDS encoding M23 family metallopeptidase has protein sequence MHKGLLIAAFAALFSLTASAVELKGHLTQGGLVTGQIEGAKSVSFNGEQLKLSTNGEFVFGFGRDADTNHNLSWVDSAGVSHEQAIVITKRDYKIDKITGVAKKYVSPPKEVSERIGREAVAVRKARQVNSDLRYFLDPVYKPASGRISGVYGSQRYFNGEPRRPHFGLDIANKTGSPVYAPVSGTVVFADADLYYSGGTLILDHGHGVTSTYIHLSKLDVKVGDEITRGDKIAEIGATGRVTGPHLDWRFNWKKERLDPALMMQDTLANEK, from the coding sequence ATGCATAAAGGATTACTAATAGCAGCATTTGCAGCATTATTTTCTTTAACTGCAAGTGCTGTTGAATTAAAAGGACATTTAACTCAAGGCGGTTTAGTAACTGGCCAAATTGAAGGCGCTAAAAGTGTTAGTTTCAATGGCGAGCAACTTAAGCTTTCAACAAATGGTGAGTTTGTATTTGGCTTTGGCCGTGATGCAGATACGAATCATAACCTCTCTTGGGTTGATAGTGCTGGTGTGAGCCACGAGCAAGCCATTGTAATCACTAAGCGAGATTACAAAATTGATAAAATCACCGGTGTTGCAAAAAAATATGTTTCGCCACCTAAAGAAGTGTCTGAGCGTATTGGCCGTGAAGCTGTTGCAGTACGTAAAGCTAGACAAGTAAATTCTGACTTACGATACTTTTTAGACCCTGTTTATAAGCCTGCAAGTGGGCGTATTTCAGGTGTTTATGGTAGCCAGCGCTACTTTAATGGTGAGCCTCGCCGCCCACATTTTGGGTTAGACATTGCCAATAAAACAGGTAGCCCTGTGTATGCACCAGTAAGTGGTACGGTGGTGTTTGCTGATGCCGATTTATACTACTCTGGCGGCACCTTAATTCTTGACCATGGCCATGGCGTTACCTCGACTTATATTCATTTAAGCAAATTGGATGTAAAAGTAGGGGATGAAATTACGCGTGGTGACAAAATTGCTGAGATCGGCGCAACAGGCCGAGTTACCGGCCCTCATTTAGACTGGCGTTTTAATTGGAAAAAAGAACGCCTTGACCCTGCGCTAATGATGCAAGACACATTAGCTAATGAAAAGTAG